A section of the Candidatus Sulfotelmatobacter sp. genome encodes:
- a CDS encoding nuclear transport factor 2 family protein: protein MSNSSPDRNKAIVLEAFETLFNKRDYVAAERFWSSNYIQHSAHIAPGREGLFNLVRSVPATLHYENQLIFAEGDYVIAHGRFTGMGRPAAWIAADIFRFENGLLKEHWDVLQDEATKGESVSGLPMFGDTFQK, encoded by the coding sequence ATGAGTAACTCGTCCCCAGATCGGAATAAGGCAATCGTGCTCGAAGCCTTCGAGACCCTGTTTAACAAGCGTGACTACGTTGCGGCGGAACGCTTCTGGTCATCGAACTACATTCAGCACAGCGCACACATTGCGCCAGGTCGCGAAGGACTGTTCAATCTCGTCCGCTCAGTGCCGGCGACGTTGCATTACGAGAACCAACTCATCTTCGCAGAAGGCGATTACGTCATAGCGCATGGTCGTTTCACGGGGATGGGGCGGCCCGCCGCCTGGATCGCAGCCGATATTTTTCGGTTCGAAAACGGTCTGCTCAAAGAGCATTGGGACGTTTTGCAGGATGAGGCGACTAAGGGCGAATCCGTGAGTGGCCTTCCCATGTTCGGCGACACATTCCAAAAGTGA